A window from Photobacterium sp. DA100 encodes these proteins:
- a CDS encoding GntR family transcriptional regulator translates to MEQQLLAQMKEALDASVSTPLYLQLQQAIEKAIADKLLTHGTALPSERKMSQALGVSRVTVVKALALLHEQGVVVKKHGKGTLVNLPVHYNLSGGGFSSQLQRKGEVSNRWLTRELLEAPSSIASELNLTEGEMISKIKRVRLVDGMPVSIETMYIPECFLPRPDLLEGSLYAHWRDQGIKPYDQDYSLSIYTPSPEEARMLEIPPSSPLMKIVLKSQDSKGQVLEYGSAICRSDFYNFEFKVRA, encoded by the coding sequence TTGGAACAGCAACTTCTTGCGCAGATGAAAGAGGCATTGGATGCCAGCGTCTCAACCCCTTTGTACCTGCAGCTTCAACAGGCCATTGAAAAAGCGATAGCAGATAAATTGCTTACCCATGGCACTGCACTGCCCTCAGAGCGGAAAATGTCCCAAGCGCTTGGGGTATCCCGGGTGACTGTGGTTAAAGCCTTGGCTTTGCTGCATGAGCAGGGCGTGGTAGTGAAAAAGCACGGAAAAGGGACCTTGGTGAATTTGCCGGTTCATTACAATTTGTCCGGCGGGGGCTTCTCTTCTCAGTTGCAGCGCAAAGGCGAGGTTTCCAACCGTTGGTTGACGAGAGAGTTGCTGGAAGCACCATCATCTATCGCCAGCGAGTTAAACCTTACTGAAGGGGAGATGATTTCGAAGATCAAGCGGGTTCGTTTGGTCGATGGCATGCCGGTTTCTATCGAAACCATGTACATCCCCGAGTGCTTCTTGCCCCGCCCAGATTTACTGGAGGGATCTTTGTATGCCCATTGGCGAGATCAGGGTATCAAGCCCTACGATCAGGATTATTCACTGAGCATTTACACGCCGAGCCCTGAAGAGGCCCGGATGCTGGAGATCCCGCCAAGTTCCCCGCTGATGAAAATTGTCCTGAAAAGCCAGGATAGCAAGGGGCAGGTGCTGGAATATGGTTCGGCTATCTGTCGCAGCGATTTTTATAATTTTGAATTCAAAGTCAGAGCCTAG
- a CDS encoding PfkB family carbohydrate kinase, with translation MIDVQALSQQRPAIVVGAAFGDVMLGLDCLPTSGGDVVAQEQGRQIGGCAFNVARALSRLALSPINAIPVGNGSWGQLVETEMDKEGLPVILRHPTHDNGWCIAMVEPSKERTFITVDGCEQFWSEELLAQIPAPENAIVYVSGYELVSPQSEPLRQWLLGLSDDKTLFVDFGPRLADIEPAFVEKLLAKRPVLTLNRDELALLQGTEASTEDAVSNAQSFAKCHNLAVICRFDKEGAHVCEPELEPVYIPAYQVDVADTIAAGDSHCAGVIAGLATGLPLSTATQLGNMVAAIVVSKPGSDGAPNRQELTAFQASKRHDSQ, from the coding sequence ATGATTGACGTTCAAGCACTATCGCAACAGCGCCCGGCCATCGTGGTCGGCGCAGCCTTCGGCGACGTTATGCTTGGCCTTGATTGCCTTCCAACTAGCGGCGGTGATGTGGTCGCCCAAGAGCAAGGTAGGCAAATTGGTGGCTGCGCCTTTAATGTTGCCAGGGCTTTGAGCCGGTTGGCACTATCGCCAATCAATGCGATCCCGGTTGGCAATGGTTCGTGGGGGCAGTTGGTCGAAACCGAGATGGATAAAGAAGGGCTGCCTGTTATCCTGCGCCACCCTACCCATGATAATGGATGGTGTATCGCCATGGTCGAGCCCAGCAAAGAAAGGACCTTTATTACCGTCGATGGCTGCGAGCAATTCTGGAGTGAGGAATTGTTAGCCCAGATCCCGGCACCAGAGAATGCCATCGTCTATGTCTCCGGGTATGAGCTTGTCAGCCCTCAGAGCGAGCCCTTGCGCCAGTGGCTACTGGGCTTAAGCGACGATAAAACATTGTTTGTCGATTTTGGCCCGCGGTTGGCTGATATTGAACCGGCATTTGTCGAAAAGCTATTGGCCAAGCGCCCGGTACTGACGCTAAACCGTGATGAATTGGCTCTTTTGCAAGGCACAGAAGCCTCAACGGAAGACGCTGTCAGCAACGCACAATCTTTTGCCAAGTGCCATAACCTTGCCGTGATTTGCCGTTTTGACAAAGAAGGGGCGCATGTCTGTGAACCTGAGTTAGAGCCAGTTTACATTCCGGCTTATCAGGTCGATGTCGCTGATACGATTGCGGCCGGTGATAGCCATTGTGCCGGGGTCATTGCCGGCCTCGCCACGGGCTTACCGCTAAGCACAGCAACCCAGCTTGGCAATATGGTCGCCGCCATTGTGGTCAGCAAGCCAGGCTCCGATGGCGCCCCGAACCGGCAGGAGCTTACCGCTTTCCAAGCGAGCAAACGTCATGATAGCCAATAG
- a CDS encoding ADP-ribosylglycohydrolase family protein, with protein MSHTGQPPMASTENRILGCLYGQAIGDAMGMPSELWTKNKVVDYFGWIDDFLPGPEENIAANEFNAGEFTDDTSQCVALMDAVIEADGKLDPLLIAKHIMVWAKRINAFEKNILGPTSKAALTAIDQGRSVEEIEANGVTNGSAMRVSPVGCLLPTDDKQAFIEGIRLSCLPTHKSDIAIAGAAVVGWAISRAIEGAPWHLIKDEIICLANNTQRQHESTFSPLLGKRIKYALCVVESQHDPKQALNDLYEMVGAGMDIIESIPSAIALVELAGTEPMRCAELAANLGGDTDTIGAMATAICGALNGIDAFAPQHIALINSANQIDFAPYAKALASFRHGQ; from the coding sequence ATGAGCCACACAGGTCAACCACCAATGGCATCGACTGAAAACCGCATTTTAGGCTGCCTATACGGCCAAGCAATCGGCGACGCAATGGGCATGCCGTCTGAGCTGTGGACCAAGAATAAGGTTGTCGACTACTTTGGCTGGATTGATGACTTCCTGCCTGGCCCTGAAGAAAACATCGCAGCCAACGAGTTCAACGCCGGTGAGTTTACCGATGATACCAGCCAGTGTGTTGCCTTAATGGACGCTGTTATCGAAGCCGACGGCAAGCTGGATCCACTGCTGATTGCCAAGCACATCATGGTCTGGGCGAAACGAATCAATGCCTTTGAAAAAAACATCCTTGGCCCGACGTCAAAAGCTGCGCTTACCGCGATAGACCAAGGCCGCTCCGTTGAAGAGATTGAAGCCAACGGCGTAACCAATGGCTCAGCCATGCGTGTCTCCCCGGTCGGTTGCCTGTTACCAACCGATGACAAACAAGCGTTTATCGAGGGTATCCGGCTGTCGTGCCTCCCTACCCACAAGTCTGATATTGCCATTGCCGGCGCAGCAGTTGTGGGTTGGGCGATCAGCAGGGCGATAGAAGGTGCGCCATGGCACCTAATCAAAGATGAGATCATTTGCCTTGCCAATAACACACAGCGCCAGCATGAGTCCACTTTCAGTCCACTCCTTGGAAAGCGAATAAAATACGCACTCTGTGTAGTTGAAAGCCAACATGACCCCAAACAAGCCCTCAATGATCTTTACGAAATGGTTGGGGCGGGGATGGATATCATCGAGTCGATCCCCAGCGCCATCGCCCTTGTCGAGCTGGCAGGTACAGAGCCAATGCGCTGTGCCGAGCTGGCGGCCAACCTAGGCGGAGACACCGACACTATCGGTGCCATGGCGACAGCCATTTGCGGCGCGCTCAATGGTATTGATGCCTTCGCCCCACAGCATATCGCATTGATTAACAGTGCTAACCAAATTGACTTTGCGCCATATGCCAAAGCCCTGGCCTCTTTCCGCCACGGCCAATAA
- a CDS encoding LysR family transcriptional regulator, with protein sequence MFTLEQISAFTAVYQHGSYSAAARVLDKDRTTVREHVISLEDNLGLPLFTIVGRSARPTELAHRLYPRAEILARQVQEFTLTALAAFDQTLTTLNIYHDVLLPASMVIQIERQAAEHFPQIQLNWLHRNRDETLNDLVSGEAQLAIMPHRNKLIPEKQIGYRSLGMLPLSIYVGQHHPLATQPEVAIKDLQLNKQYISENHLRAGIDMMKISPHQHIISNNDVLIALLRHQGWAVLSRIFAEEYVEKGDLVELTLTDVVNAHRHGLTLYYPTQLESDTTIGQFIDWFTDYARQYMG encoded by the coding sequence ATGTTTACCCTCGAACAAATATCAGCTTTCACCGCTGTTTACCAACACGGCTCATACAGTGCCGCCGCCAGGGTACTGGACAAGGACCGGACCACCGTCAGGGAGCATGTGATCAGCCTCGAGGATAACCTCGGGCTGCCGCTGTTCACCATTGTCGGGCGCAGCGCCAGACCCACCGAGTTGGCCCACCGGTTATATCCGCGGGCCGAAATTCTCGCCCGCCAGGTACAGGAGTTTACCCTGACCGCACTGGCGGCGTTTGATCAGACACTCACCACCCTCAACATCTATCACGACGTGCTGTTGCCGGCGAGTATGGTGATCCAGATAGAGCGCCAAGCCGCAGAGCATTTCCCGCAGATCCAACTCAACTGGCTCCACCGTAACCGTGATGAGACCCTCAATGACTTGGTGTCGGGCGAGGCCCAGCTGGCCATCATGCCCCACCGCAACAAGCTGATCCCGGAAAAACAAATTGGGTACCGCAGCCTCGGCATGCTGCCGCTGTCGATTTATGTCGGCCAACACCACCCCTTGGCAACACAACCCGAGGTGGCGATAAAAGATCTCCAACTCAATAAGCAATACATCAGTGAAAACCATTTGCGGGCAGGGATCGACATGATGAAAATCTCGCCTCACCAGCACATCATCAGCAACAATGACGTGCTGATTGCACTGCTTAGGCACCAGGGGTGGGCGGTACTGTCGCGGATTTTTGCCGAAGAGTATGTCGAAAAGGGCGACTTGGTAGAACTGACTCTGACCGACGTCGTCAATGCCCACCGCCACGGGCTGACCCTGTATTATCCGACCCAGCTAGAAAGTGATACCACGATAGGCCAGTTCATCGACTGGTTCACCGATTATGCTCGGCAATATATGGGCTGA
- the hxpB gene encoding hexitol phosphatase HxpB, producing the protein MQKNAVIFDMDGVLIDSEPYWRQAQVEVLAGFGVTATAEDCIRLTMGRRLDDIAKIWCQHFSLDIPSEELQVSIMQAVVALIRQHGEPKLGVVSLLQTLQGARVKIALATSSSRPIIEAVLDTLNIRKYFSVVCSADNEEYGKPHPSVYLTAAQKLDVAANQCVVIEDSVTGMIAGLAAGMTTFAVPDSIDDPRFAVANGRFSSLEELEHHLIKTGEVKGVMVR; encoded by the coding sequence ATGCAAAAAAACGCAGTCATCTTTGATATGGATGGAGTGCTAATTGACTCCGAACCTTATTGGCGTCAGGCACAGGTGGAAGTACTGGCCGGCTTCGGGGTGACAGCTACGGCTGAGGATTGTATTCGCCTGACCATGGGCCGCCGATTGGATGACATTGCCAAAATATGGTGTCAGCACTTTAGCCTGGATATACCATCGGAAGAACTGCAGGTTAGTATCATGCAAGCCGTTGTTGCACTTATTCGCCAGCATGGAGAGCCGAAGTTAGGGGTTGTATCACTACTACAAACGCTGCAGGGTGCCAGAGTGAAAATTGCGCTGGCAACCTCATCGAGCAGGCCGATAATTGAGGCGGTGCTTGATACCCTGAATATCCGCAAATATTTTTCGGTGGTTTGCAGTGCCGACAATGAAGAATACGGCAAGCCCCATCCATCCGTGTATCTGACAGCAGCTCAAAAATTGGATGTTGCTGCTAACCAGTGTGTGGTGATTGAAGACAGCGTGACAGGTATGATTGCAGGCTTAGCGGCAGGCATGACGACGTTTGCTGTACCGGACAGTATTGATGATCCTCGTTTTGCCGTGGCAAATGGTAGATTCTCTTCATTAGAGGAGCTTGAGCATCACTTGATAAAAACGGGGGAGGTGAAGGGAGTGATGGTTCGCTAA
- a CDS encoding cytosine permease, with the protein MSNKDVLTGQAPSHAPSQDASIEELGIAKVPSSQQTKKPAELFFVWCAANIGILGVVYGAIIVSFGLSFFQSLLAAIAGVASFALVGMSSIAGKIGRTTTLTLSRSSFGKKGNIAPTSFCWINLMGWEAVNIITGTLTLAALFAALGFAETTMTTVISLILFGGLTVLVSMLGQNTVLMMQKWITRTFGAMTLFVVLYLMATADWETIMALPSGSWITGFLPAVSIIAAGTGISWAIAGADYSRDQSPSSSHQGIFNSVVGGAALPLIMLMLTGILLTAQIPDLASHENPISAIGRLLPSWMAVPYLAAAVAGIVTIAVLSLYSASLNLLSMGIKLKQRTAVALDAVLVLGVALYVLFVSGDFLGPFISFLVFCGVFLAAWAAIFMTDFFTKHRYSGYSDEELFGDTGTNKPTLACWVVGSLSGLMVSNTGFIDGPFAVGIFADSSLGLFISFLVSMVLYRLTLKKNA; encoded by the coding sequence ATGAGTAACAAAGATGTACTAACCGGGCAAGCCCCGAGCCACGCCCCCAGCCAAGATGCCAGTATCGAAGAGCTTGGTATCGCCAAAGTGCCATCCAGCCAACAGACCAAGAAGCCTGCTGAGCTGTTCTTTGTCTGGTGTGCCGCCAACATCGGTATCCTCGGCGTGGTCTATGGCGCGATTATCGTGTCTTTCGGCCTGTCATTTTTCCAGTCACTGTTGGCAGCCATTGCCGGTGTGGCCTCATTTGCATTGGTCGGGATGTCCAGCATTGCGGGTAAAATTGGCCGCACCACCACCCTGACCCTATCTCGCTCTAGCTTTGGTAAAAAAGGGAACATTGCACCCACCTCGTTTTGCTGGATCAACCTTATGGGTTGGGAAGCGGTCAACATTATTACCGGTACCCTAACCCTGGCAGCCCTGTTTGCAGCCCTGGGTTTTGCTGAAACCACCATGACAACCGTGATTTCTTTGATCCTGTTTGGCGGACTGACAGTGCTAGTGAGCATGCTAGGGCAAAACACGGTGCTGATGATGCAAAAGTGGATCACCCGTACTTTCGGGGCCATGACCTTGTTTGTGGTTCTTTACCTGATGGCAACGGCAGATTGGGAAACCATCATGGCCCTACCTTCCGGTAGCTGGATCACCGGCTTCCTGCCAGCTGTCTCTATCATCGCCGCAGGTACGGGGATCAGCTGGGCTATCGCCGGCGCAGACTACAGCCGTGACCAAAGCCCTTCTTCAAGCCATCAGGGTATTTTCAACTCCGTGGTTGGTGGCGCTGCGCTTCCACTCATCATGTTGATGCTGACAGGTATCTTGCTGACCGCCCAAATTCCGGACTTGGCTTCACACGAAAACCCAATTTCAGCGATTGGCCGCCTGCTGCCTTCATGGATGGCAGTCCCTTACCTGGCCGCAGCCGTTGCGGGTATTGTTACCATTGCGGTTTTAAGCCTCTACTCTGCAAGCCTTAACCTGCTAAGCATGGGGATCAAGCTCAAGCAGCGCACAGCTGTTGCTCTGGATGCAGTTCTGGTGCTAGGTGTCGCCCTGTACGTCTTGTTTGTTTCCGGTGATTTCCTGGGGCCGTTTATTTCCTTCTTGGTCTTCTGTGGCGTATTCCTAGCCGCATGGGCAGCCATCTTCATGACGGACTTCTTCACCAAGCACCGCTACTCAGGCTACAGCGACGAAGAATTGTTCGGCGATACCGGCACCAATAAACCGACCCTGGCATGTTGGGTGGTGGGTTCACTGTCCGGCTTGATGGTGTCCAATACCGGCTTCATCGACGGCCCGTTTGCTGTCGGTATTTTTGCCGACTCCAGCCTTGGCTTGTTCATCTCGTTCTTGGTCAGCATGGTGTTGTATCGCCTCACCCTCAAGAAGAACGCATAA
- a CDS encoding hydratase translates to MTTKNFEQAATELLSRRVAGTKAPRLDEQQRPANVDDALKIQSSMIDQHSDKVGGWKCLLPLSDEQFVVAPIFADTIQKGAAQQGNNCALFADNNVVRIEPEIAFILNKDLPANPEGYSEAQINDAIGPCHMALELMQARFADDSGAEFFEKLADCLVNQGMFIGPEIDREKAFAAAKIDISVSQGEQVQTFAGEHPNSLAQNPVYWLINYMTRRGMHFAAGEAIITGSYCGIVEVEFDKPTTIKYDGIGEYQVTFKEKA, encoded by the coding sequence ATGACCACTAAAAACTTCGAACAGGCAGCCACCGAGCTGCTCAGCCGCCGCGTAGCCGGCACCAAAGCGCCTCGCCTTGACGAGCAGCAGCGACCAGCCAACGTCGATGACGCCCTGAAAATCCAATCTTCGATGATTGACCAACACAGCGACAAAGTCGGTGGTTGGAAGTGCTTACTACCGCTTTCAGACGAGCAATTTGTAGTGGCGCCTATCTTTGCCGATACCATTCAAAAAGGAGCAGCTCAGCAAGGTAACAACTGTGCACTGTTCGCCGACAACAATGTCGTTCGCATCGAGCCAGAAATCGCCTTTATCCTGAACAAGGATCTACCAGCGAACCCTGAAGGTTACAGCGAAGCACAAATCAATGATGCAATTGGCCCATGTCATATGGCACTGGAGCTGATGCAGGCACGCTTTGCCGACGACAGCGGCGCCGAGTTCTTCGAGAAACTGGCAGACTGCCTGGTCAACCAAGGAATGTTTATTGGCCCGGAAATCGATCGTGAAAAAGCGTTCGCAGCAGCGAAGATTGATATCAGCGTGAGCCAAGGTGAGCAAGTACAAACGTTCGCGGGCGAGCACCCGAACTCGCTTGCGCAAAACCCAGTCTACTGGCTGATCAACTACATGACCCGCCGTGGCATGCATTTCGCGGCAGGTGAAGCCATTATCACCGGTTCATACTGCGGAATTGTTGAAGTCGAGTTTGATAAACCAACGACCATCAAATACGACGGCATCGGTGAGTACCAAGTGACTTTCAAAGAGAAAGCATAA
- a CDS encoding fructose-specific PTS transporter subunit EIIC, translating into MITSLINENLMCLDLKVTSKDDVFDTLSDFLLREGKISDKAQFVADLQAREAQGSTGFEDGIAIPHAKSKAVVEPAVAIGICREGIDYGSEDGLPSKLFFMIASPDGGADHHIEVLAELSSKLIEDGFVDALLAAKTPRQALAVLLEDKQAPDQQEQAEETANKGFLIGVTGCPAGVAHTYLAAESLEKAAAELGYEIKVETNGSIGVRNSPSTEEIARADAIIVACDKQVDMNRFAGKKLIKSGVKEPIKRGKQMIENALQAPAYQAQAGSEGDQAPAQKTKATSALYTYLMNGVSYMIPFVVTGGLLIALSLAIGGVPTEQGMQIPEGSFWQPVLDVGVVAFTLMIPILAGYIAYAVGDRPALAPGLIGGWIANNGSFYGSEVGTGFIGAIIAGLLVGYFIRWVTSLNYPKVMQPLVPIIIAPLSGTFFIAVIFITLIGAPVAGMIDSMNAMLVNMSGGNIIILGMILGAMSGFDMGGPVNKVAFLFGVGMIASGQTQFMGALACAFPVPPLAMWMSTVIGRKMGLFDQTEIEAGKAAGAMGFVGIGEGAIPFAVRDPLTVIPANVIGSMVACVMAFLFGITNTVAHGGPIVALLGAMNKPVIAVMCMIVGAVVTCLITVTLKKYRLVKSQAAELQVS; encoded by the coding sequence ATGATCACATCTCTTATTAATGAGAATTTGATGTGCCTCGATTTGAAGGTCACAAGCAAAGACGACGTGTTTGATACCTTGTCCGACTTCCTGCTACGCGAGGGAAAAATCAGCGACAAGGCCCAGTTTGTTGCTGATCTCCAGGCCCGTGAAGCCCAGGGAAGCACTGGGTTTGAAGATGGTATTGCGATCCCCCATGCCAAAAGTAAGGCGGTGGTTGAGCCTGCGGTTGCGATTGGTATCTGCCGCGAGGGCATCGATTACGGTTCGGAAGATGGTTTGCCATCCAAGCTGTTTTTTATGATTGCCTCCCCTGATGGCGGTGCCGACCACCATATCGAGGTGTTGGCCGAGCTATCTAGCAAGCTGATCGAAGACGGGTTTGTTGATGCGTTGCTGGCAGCCAAGACACCAAGGCAAGCGCTCGCTGTGCTGCTTGAGGACAAACAGGCACCTGACCAGCAGGAGCAGGCAGAGGAGACGGCAAACAAAGGCTTTTTGATTGGTGTCACTGGCTGTCCTGCCGGGGTGGCCCATACTTACCTCGCCGCTGAATCATTGGAAAAAGCGGCGGCTGAGTTGGGGTATGAAATCAAGGTCGAAACCAATGGCTCGATTGGGGTCAGGAACAGCCCGAGTACCGAAGAGATTGCCCGCGCCGATGCCATCATTGTGGCCTGTGACAAGCAAGTCGATATGAATCGTTTTGCCGGTAAAAAACTGATCAAGAGTGGTGTGAAAGAGCCGATCAAGCGCGGCAAGCAGATGATTGAAAATGCGCTGCAGGCCCCGGCGTACCAAGCCCAGGCTGGCAGTGAAGGTGATCAGGCCCCGGCACAGAAAACCAAGGCGACTTCGGCGCTCTACACCTACCTGATGAACGGCGTGTCCTACATGATCCCGTTCGTGGTTACCGGTGGTTTGCTGATTGCCCTATCCTTGGCCATTGGCGGTGTGCCAACCGAACAAGGCATGCAGATCCCTGAAGGCAGTTTCTGGCAACCGGTATTGGATGTCGGTGTCGTGGCCTTTACCTTGATGATCCCAATCTTGGCCGGCTACATTGCCTATGCCGTGGGTGATCGTCCTGCCTTAGCCCCGGGTCTAATCGGCGGCTGGATTGCCAACAACGGCTCGTTCTATGGTTCGGAAGTCGGGACAGGCTTTATCGGTGCCATCATTGCCGGCTTGCTGGTGGGCTACTTTATCCGCTGGGTAACTAGCCTGAATTACCCAAAAGTGATGCAGCCGCTGGTGCCGATTATTATTGCGCCATTATCCGGGACATTCTTCATCGCGGTGATTTTCATTACCCTTATCGGTGCGCCGGTGGCAGGCATGATCGACTCGATGAACGCCATGCTGGTGAACATGAGTGGCGGTAACATCATTATCTTAGGAATGATCCTCGGTGCGATGTCCGGCTTTGACATGGGTGGCCCGGTCAACAAGGTGGCCTTCTTGTTCGGTGTCGGCATGATTGCCAGCGGCCAGACCCAATTTATGGGTGCCTTGGCCTGTGCCTTCCCGGTCCCGCCGTTGGCGATGTGGATGTCTACTGTTATCGGCCGCAAGATGGGGCTGTTTGACCAAACTGAAATCGAAGCGGGTAAGGCGGCAGGGGCGATGGGCTTTGTCGGTATCGGTGAGGGAGCTATCCCGTTTGCCGTCCGTGATCCACTGACCGTTATCCCAGCCAATGTCATTGGTAGTATGGTGGCCTGTGTGATGGCCTTCCTGTTCGGTATTACCAACACAGTTGCCCACGGTGGCCCGATTGTGGCGCTGTTGGGTGCGATGAACAAGCCGGTTATCGCTGTAATGTGTATGATCGTCGGTGCTGTCGTGACCTGCCTGATCACGGTAACCCTGAAGAAATACCGTTTGGTAAAGTCACAAGCGGCTGAGCTTCAGGTAAGTTAA
- a CDS encoding BCCT family transporter — protein MNNILRYKIFLPPLFVLLFAVLASFFNFPAFLTVTTILNDWILNTFDWLFSAGAFVMVITCVAVFLSPLGGMTIGGDNAKPMLSKWRWGSITICTTTAAGMLFWATAEPLYHLHTPPPSMGLTPGSPQAAEFALSTMYMHWSFTPFAIYAVPALSFALAFHNLSSRFSISSALQPVLGKRYSGTVGGTVDSISMFALVAGMASSLGTGALVLSSGIAKVTGWANNTMLLGLVIALIVICFVASSVSGLHKGIARLSSINTCIFATIALTAFIFGPTQAIIANGWQALTDYASEFVTRSFSLQLAEGDNWAKSWTVFYWANWLGWSPIVALFLGKIARGHTVRAFLVVNLIIPASFSLLWMAIFSGMILELDLSSNGAFYALLNESGPGAVVYGLLEQLPVSSVLIGMFIFIAFLAYVTAADSNTEAISSLCMEANHTEQKEAAAIKARLKVMWGTIIALVAWFMTAFSGIDGIKMMSNLGGLPALFVVITMNAALLVWLYQSFIEWLAPTRQHKISLRG, from the coding sequence ATGAACAACATATTACGCTATAAAATATTTCTTCCGCCACTCTTTGTTTTACTCTTCGCCGTACTAGCGAGTTTTTTTAATTTCCCCGCTTTTTTAACCGTGACAACCATATTAAATGATTGGATTTTAAATACTTTTGATTGGTTATTTTCGGCAGGGGCTTTTGTTATGGTAATAACCTGCGTAGCCGTGTTCTTATCCCCGCTGGGAGGGATGACGATCGGAGGAGATAATGCCAAGCCCATGCTGAGTAAGTGGCGCTGGGGATCGATTACAATCTGTACCACCACGGCAGCCGGCATGTTGTTTTGGGCGACCGCCGAGCCGCTTTATCACCTGCATACTCCCCCCCCGTCGATGGGTTTGACCCCGGGCAGCCCTCAAGCGGCAGAGTTTGCGCTATCAACCATGTATATGCACTGGTCGTTTACGCCCTTCGCCATCTATGCCGTTCCGGCGCTTTCGTTTGCGCTTGCCTTCCATAACCTGAGCAGCCGCTTCTCGATCAGCTCGGCACTACAGCCGGTGCTAGGGAAGCGGTACTCCGGCACAGTGGGAGGAACCGTGGACTCCATTTCAATGTTTGCCCTCGTGGCAGGGATGGCTTCGTCCCTGGGTACCGGCGCCCTGGTACTATCAAGCGGCATTGCCAAAGTGACCGGCTGGGCCAATAACACCATGCTGCTCGGGCTTGTTATCGCACTCATTGTGATCTGTTTTGTCGCCTCTTCGGTGTCAGGACTGCACAAAGGCATAGCACGACTATCGTCAATCAACACCTGCATCTTTGCCACCATCGCCCTCACCGCGTTTATATTCGGCCCGACCCAGGCGATCATCGCCAACGGCTGGCAAGCCCTGACAGACTATGCCTCCGAGTTCGTGACACGCAGCTTCTCGCTGCAACTCGCTGAAGGAGATAACTGGGCCAAGAGCTGGACAGTGTTCTACTGGGCAAACTGGTTAGGCTGGTCACCCATTGTGGCTCTGTTCCTCGGTAAAATCGCCCGTGGCCATACAGTCAGAGCATTCTTGGTCGTCAACCTCATTATCCCCGCCTCTTTCTCTTTGCTCTGGATGGCGATTTTCTCCGGGATGATCCTGGAGTTGGATCTCAGCAGCAACGGCGCTTTCTATGCCCTGCTCAATGAGAGCGGTCCAGGGGCTGTGGTTTACGGCCTGCTTGAGCAACTTCCAGTCTCATCGGTCCTGATCGGGATGTTCATTTTTATCGCTTTCTTGGCCTATGTCACCGCCGCTGATTCAAATACTGAAGCCATCTCTTCGCTGTGTATGGAAGCCAATCATACGGAGCAGAAGGAAGCAGCCGCGATAAAAGCCCGGCTGAAAGTCATGTGGGGCACTATTATCGCACTCGTTGCTTGGTTCATGACGGCATTCTCGGGTATCGACGGCATAAAAATGATGTCCAACCTAGGCGGGCTTCCTGCCTTATTTGTCGTGATCACGATGAATGCAGCCCTACTGGTATGGCTCTATCAAAGCTTTATAGAATGGCTAGCGCCAACCCGGCAGCATAAAATCAGCCTCAGAGGTTGA